In Cuculus canorus isolate bCucCan1 chromosome 8, bCucCan1.pri, whole genome shotgun sequence, a single genomic region encodes these proteins:
- the LOC104058374 gene encoding 14 kDa phosphohistidine phosphatase gives MDAVRDVEIDPEGTFKYILVRLQRPGDGGHHHIVRGTRAAEFHNHIFEKVNPEMEKLGYECKCLGGGKIDHNSKEKKIRVFGLSTGYGKADHAVTVEILKKVYTDYEITWSDDKK, from the exons ATGGACGCCGTGAGGGACGTGGAGATCGACCCCGAGGGCACTTTCAAGTACATCCTGGTGCGGCTGCAGCGCCCGGGGGACGGCGGCCACCATCACATCGTCCGGGGCACCAGGGCGGCCGAGTTCCACA ATCACATCTTTGAGAAAGTAAATCCTGAGATGGAAAAGCTGGGATATGAGTGCAAGTGCCTTGGTGGAGGGAAAATTGATCACAATAGCAAAGAGAAGAAGATTAGGGTGTTTGGGCTCTCCACA GGCTATGGAAAAGCAGATCATGCAGTGACTGTAGAGATACTGAAAAAAGTGTACACAGATTATGAAATTACATGGTCAGATGACAAGAAATAA